In one Tachysurus fulvidraco isolate hzauxx_2018 chromosome 16, HZAU_PFXX_2.0, whole genome shotgun sequence genomic region, the following are encoded:
- the nhsl1b gene encoding NHS-like protein 1 isoform X10: protein MPFYERTVEPRRMCRLEVKDGGHGTKLFGSLDDVSSRALALLLRQLSDVSRHASDIFLGVELQAALVSQRSARIQQRLDSLHTTVHQLNPKQVKVPVSNLDEESKWTVHYTAPWHQQENVFLPSSRPACVEELHRQAKVNLKTALRDCDKLRKDGFRSSQYYSQGPKFSGSARSRNSQLEDEDEEDVDDQSISSSAEEDKISSTMKAHTALKSEGAEVDGQESCFTPLPTPEEKMRQEAQAILTDIVPINVTGETFDRQAIVRRSLINTDTLARRPKKVKRRKTISGLPDNIQQELAKGRGGELRPQSMFIPGQFSTLERSASVSSTLRHSVTKDSGCQTEEVKIVPPSMRRIRAQRGQGIAAQMAGMSTSANNISTVPKDYSPGSPVHVMAPRFNDDLQRFHSLPRGARVTLNAELLNRSTSCRPEDSAVPASRQIGKLQADETAVHMRNSPRTGTSARPKSQEVRGSHGDWGTACVVPPHAAYSRSFIPNAALSCSAEVFALHSTSSPVQQLNARLLGLSSSVNGESSTSVATSAETGDTDMQEAGQSDSSLNSHSTIAAGTASDEQWIYDTPENVLPRRPLTSSCSTPINHLYNSLERSSKGTDSSSLYSMDNDGYYTSMHLDSGLRPKGHSIAGRAARHSMYECIGQPGDRSSIYSDQSLSRSISLRKSKKPPLPPARTDSLKRLPKNNNGVNASNGSILNESLIATLQQSLQNGLKGKGSLTSPSQSPSSDYEDPWMLRPRSQSSLSAGSSGVSAAGVANVYSICHVTPSHSDTSSLRSDYAESWGYYMEYPRLHSDQAQSPAHTNSLSNVGQPGSMTDRQHIHNDTQKSLPPAQENMSAKPQANTSSPDRVHRLTSPSSGYSSQSNTPTAGTPVPSFIRSMSPSGSKPKPRVPERKSSLLSSVSISSSSTSLSSNTSDTVRNNIPPLPPPLSNSSDSPLIPEPFPPPLPLCNPVCASSQTFPPPPAPPLPSSPQHAVSVSPLSINSSPEFPPPPPPEMLNDHSMLHNGPFNPGFHPPLPPPPPLSPPPVNVHIPPPPPPSLPTLTPIIPASASLKGIKDRLKSGNSDRKSISVRSEEIAKSTMPLITPFALQSVQLRSVKQPENREDNNESQEVKTEQISTKPGTKEKFEEIEPQTVLPLHSFSNPEINGTLKENVITKDKKIPLYKTKSGQEMPYETNKYPSDDVISHTQAKAEVDGMQMERTPQNNTSKKKPPVFSKKPKFPVVSAAVPELRVENKQTLDNVEDSSFQVVSNTQKEMAICAPNTEVQESLSVEEVEENDYKSSAESSSCESSICPTAGQVEEPPQTPTIQESCAVDGAVGTSEGEEEENGDYDDDEEEDELSSTAGSVCSKDDGEVFESNASNSPQTPSINGKDMVTPTRPRTTEDLFAAIHSLDRECMNVPQPLRCDLASNWPLVFPLLW, encoded by the exons CTGTGTCAAATCTGGATGAGGAGAGCAAGTGGACAGTTCATTACACAGCACCATGGCACCAGCAAGAAAATGTGTTCCTGCCCTCATCCAGACCTGCCTGTGTGGAAGAGCTGCACCGGCAAGCTAAAGTCAACCTCAAAACAGCGCTCAGAG ATTGTGATAAGCTGAGGAAGGATGGCTTCCGGAGTTCCCAATACTACTCCCAGGGCCCCAAGTTCTCAGGCTCCGCCCGCTCCCGCAACAGCCAActggaggatgaggatgaggaagatgTTGATGATCAG TCGATTTCCTCCTCTGCAGAAGAGGACAAAATCTCCAGCACAATGAAGGCACACACTGCACTAAAGTCTGAGGGGGCTGAGGTGGATGGGCAGGAGTCATGCTTCACACCCTTACCCACACCAGAGGAAAAGATGAGACAAGAAGCTCAGGCCATTCTGACTGACATTGTCCCCATCAATGTTACAG GGGAGACGTTTGACCGTCAGGCCATTGTCCGTCGCTCGctgataaacacagacactctgGCCCGTCGGCCCAAGAAAGTCAAACGGAGAAAGACTATATCAGGTTTGCCTGACAACATTCAGCAGGAACTAG CTAAAGGACGAGGAGGGGAGCTCCGACCACAGTCCATGTTTATTCCTGGACAGTTTTCAACACTAGAACGTTCTGCCAGTGTGAGTTCTACACTAAGGCACTCCGTGACTAAGGATTCCGGCTGCCAGACAGAGGAGGTAAAAATTGTTCCACCATCTATGAGGAGGATCCGAGCTCAGAGAGGACAAGGAATTGCTGCTCAGATGGCTGGAATGTCAACATCTGCCAACAATATATCCACAGTTCCAAAAGACTATTCGCCTGGATCTCCTGTGCATGTCATGGCTCCTCGATTTAATGATGATCTGCAGCGCTTTCACAGCTTGCCTCGGGGTGCGCGGGTTACTTTGAATGCAGAGCTCCTGAACAGAAGTACTTCATGTAGGCCAGAAGATAGTGCTGTACCAGCATCTCGGCAGATTGGAAAGCTCCAAGCTGATGAGACTGCAGTTCACATGAGAAATAGCCCTAGGACTGGCACTTCAGCCCGCCCAAAATCCCAGGAGGTGAGGGGATCACATGGGGACTGGGGGACTGCCTGTGTGGTTCCTCCTCATGCAGCCTACTCAAGGTCATTTATCCCCAATGCAGCATTGTCATGTTCAGCTGAGGTGTTTGCTCTTCATTCTACTTCTAGCCCAGTGCAGCAACTGAATGCAAGGCTTCTAGGGCTATCCTCAAGTGTCAATGGAGAAAGCTCCACCAGTGTGGCCACCAGTGCTGAGACAGGAGATACAGACATGCAGGAAGCTGGTCAGTCAGACAGCAGCCTAAATAGTCACAGTACAATTGCTGCAGGAACAGCATCAGATGAACAGTGGATTTATGATACCCCTGAGAATGTATTGCCCAGAAGGCCACTCACCTCCAGCTGCTCCACTCCTATTAATCATCTCTACAACAGCCTGGAACGCTCCTCTAAAGGTACAGACTCTAGTTCACTGTACTCCATGGACAATGATGGTTACTACACCTCCATGCATTTGGATTCAGGTCTGAGGCCAAAAGGACATAGCATTGCAGGCAGAGCAGCACGACATAGTATGTATGAGTGCATAGGCCAGCCAGGAGACCGTAGCAGCATTTATAGTGATCAATCACTGTCCCGATCTATTTCCCTCCGTAAGTCTAAGAAGCCACCCCTTCCTCCGGCACGTACAGACTCACTGAAGCGTTTGCCTAAGAATAACAATGGTGTTAATGCTAGCAATGGGTCAATTCTTAATGAGTCACTGATTGCTACACTTCAGCAGTCATTGCAGAATGGGTTGAAAGGGAAGGGGTCTTTGACCTCACCATCTCAAAGCCCTAGCAGTGACTATGAAGACCCCTGGATGCTGCGGCCTAGGAGCCAAAGTAGCTTAAGTGCAGGCAGTAGTGGTGTGTCAGCGGCAGGAGTAGCTAATGTTTATTCCATCTGTCAtgtcacaccatcacacagtgACACCAGCAGCCTGCGTTCTGACTATGCAGAGTCTTGGGGCTATTACATGGAATACCCTCGTCTGCATAGTGATCAGGCACAGTCACCAGCACATACTAACTCATTGTCTAATGTAGGACAGCCAGGTAGCATGACAGATAGGCAACATATCCACAATGATACTCAGAAAAGTCTTCCTCCTGCTCAGGAGAATATGTCAGCAAAGCCTCAGGCAAACACATCTTCACCAGACAGGGTGCATCGTTTAACCTCCCCTTCAAGTGGATATTCAAGTCAGTCCAACACCCCAACAGCTGGCACTCCTGTTCCCTCTTTCATAAGGTCCATGTCACCCTCTGGCTCAAAGCCCAAGCCACGAGTGCCTGAAAGGAAGTCATCTTTGCTCTCCTCTGTGTCCATATCCTCTTCTTCAACATCTTTATCCTCTAACACTTCAGATACTGTTAGGAACAACATCCCCCCTCTACCTCCACCTCTTTCTAATTCATCAGATTCACCACTTATCCCTGAACCTTTCCCTCCACCTCTTCCCCTCTGCAATCCTGTGTGCGCTTCAAGTCAGACCTTTCCACCTCCACCTGCTCCTCCTTTACCCAGCAGCCCACAGCACGCTGTATCCGTGAGCCCACTCTCCATAAATTCCTCTCCAGAAtttccccctcctcctcctccagagATGTTGAATGACCACAGCATGCTACATAATGGACCATTTAACCCCGGCTTTCATCCACCACTGCCTCCACCACCACCCCTGTCTCCTCCCCCTGTAAATGTACATATTCCACCACCACCGCCACCATCCTTGCCCACCTTGACTCCAATCATACCTGCCTCGGCAAGCCTAAAGGGAATTAAAGACAGACTCAAATCAGGAAACTCGGATAGAAAGTCAATTTCTGTTCGCTCTGAAGAGATTGCCAAGTCTACCATGCCACTAATAACTCCATTTGCCCTCCAAAGTGTGCAGCTTCGGTCAGTCAAACAACCAGAGAACAGGGAGGACAACAATGAATCCCAAGAGGTGAAAACTGAACAGATTTCTACTAAGCCTGGCACAAAAGAGAAATTTGAAGAGATAGAGCCCCAGACTGTTTTGCCCCTGCATTCTTTCTCTAATCCTGAAATAAATGGGACATTAAAAGAGAATGTAattacaaaagacaaaaaaataccaCTTTATAAGACAAAATCAGGACAAGAAATGCCctatgaaacaaataaatatcctTCAGATGATGTCATTAGCCATACTCAAGCTAAAGCTGAGGTGGATGGTATGCAGATGGAGAGAACaccacaaaacaacacaagcaAGAAAAAACCTCCAGTGTTCTCCAAGAAGCCCAAATTTCCCGTTGTCTCTGCAGCTGTACCTGAGCTTAGAGTAGAGAACAAGCAGACACTGGACAATGTGGAAGATTCTTCTTTTCAAGTGGTTTCAAATACTCAAAAAGAAATGGCTATTTGTGCACCTAACACAGAGGTTCAGGAATCCCTGTCAGTGGAGGAGGTAGAGGAGAATGATTACAAAAGTTCTGCTGAGAGTTCCTCATGTGAAAGTAGCATATGTCCAACTGCTGGTCAGGTTGAGGAACCCCCTCAGACTCCCACCATTCAGGAATCATGTGCAGTGGATGGTGCAGTGGGCACTTCagaaggagaagaggaagaaaatggagattatgatgatgatgaagaagaagatgaattaAGTAGCACTGCAGGATCAGTCTGCTCCAAAGATGATG GTGAAGTGTTCGAATCCAATGCATCAAACTCCCCACAGACTCCTAGCATTAACGGCAAAGACATGGTGACTCCCACACGGCCCCGCACCACAGAGGACCTTTTTGCAGCCATTCACAG CTTAGATCGTGAATGCATGAATGTCCCTCAGCCCCTGAGGTGCGACCTGGCAAGTAATTGGCCACTGGTGTTTCCCCTCTTGTGGTGA
- the nhsl1b gene encoding NHS-like protein 1 isoform X2 — MGNAQPLPQCQASKLGSTCSPQAEGRFPRRMLTRAHQRHDSLWTNKPVLRLAGREQEYSLRRTQSCRERRSRSCFYSVSNLDEESKWTVHYTAPWHQQENVFLPSSRPACVEELHRQAKVNLKTALRDCDKLRKDGFRSSQYYSQGPKFSGSARSRNSQLEDEDEEDVDDQSISSSAEEDKISSTMKAHTALKSEGAEVDGQESCFTPLPTPEEKMRQEAQAILTDIVPINVTGETFDRQAIVRRSLINTDTLARRPKKVKRRKTISGLPDNIQQELAKGRGGELRPQSMFIPGQFSTLERSASVSSTLRHSVTKDSGCQTEEVKIVPPSMRRIRAQRGQGIAAQMAGMSTSANNISTVPKDYSPGSPVHVMAPRFNDDLQRFHSLPRGARVTLNAELLNRSTSCRPEDSAVPASRQIGKLQADETAVHMRNSPRTGTSARPKSQEVRGSHGDWGTACVVPPHAAYSRSFIPNAALSCSAEVFALHSTSSPVQQLNARLLGLSSSVNGESSTSVATSAETGDTDMQEAGQSDSSLNSHSTIAAGTASDEQWIYDTPENVLPRRPLTSSCSTPINHLYNSLERSSKGTDSSSLYSMDNDGYYTSMHLDSGLRPKGHSIAGRAARHSMYECIGQPGDRSSIYSDQSLSRSISLRKSKKPPLPPARTDSLKRLPKNNNGVNASNGSILNESLIATLQQSLQNGLKGKGSLTSPSQSPSSDYEDPWMLRPRSQSSLSAGSSGVSAAGVANVYSICHVTPSHSDTSSLRSDYAESWGYYMEYPRLHSDQAQSPAHTNSLSNVGQPGSMTDRQHIHNDTQKSLPPAQENMSAKPQANTSSPDRVHRLTSPSSGYSSQSNTPTAGTPVPSFIRSMSPSGSKPKPRVPERKSSLLSSVSISSSSTSLSSNTSDTVRNNIPPLPPPLSNSSDSPLIPEPFPPPLPLCNPVCASSQTFPPPPAPPLPSSPQHAVSVSPLSINSSPEFPPPPPPEMLNDHSMLHNGPFNPGFHPPLPPPPPLSPPPVNVHIPPPPPPSLPTLTPIIPASASLKGIKDRLKSGNSDRKSISVRSEEIAKSTMPLITPFALQSVQLRSVKQPENREDNNESQEVKTEQISTKPGTKEKFEEIEPQTVLPLHSFSNPEINGTLKENVITKDKKIPLYKTKSGQEMPYETNKYPSDDVISHTQAKAEVDGMQMERTPQNNTSKKKPPVFSKKPKFPVVSAAVPELRVENKQTLDNVEDSSFQVVSNTQKEMAICAPNTEVQESLSVEEVEENDYKSSAESSSCESSICPTAGQVEEPPQTPTIQESCAVDGAVGTSEGEEEENGDYDDDEEEDELSSTAGSVCSKDDGEVFESNASNSPQTPSINGKDMVTPTRPRTTEDLFAAIHRSKRKVLGRKESDDDRLRGNSSPPVTPTGPSPSLNSNVPRQTGSIQRNLRKSATSSDTFKALLLKKGSRSEGSFRMSAAEMLRTTDPRFQRTKSLDSSLDPTSPTAGLDSPCSSPGRCKRVPEDWPRNEAILPRYSLSSPLSPSSMLGPKYSRSRTPPSAASSKYNSRSRILSSPMTVICEREGELTESGESLDESFSVSPLVSSSQIPQDSNGTLCERES, encoded by the exons CTGTGTCAAATCTGGATGAGGAGAGCAAGTGGACAGTTCATTACACAGCACCATGGCACCAGCAAGAAAATGTGTTCCTGCCCTCATCCAGACCTGCCTGTGTGGAAGAGCTGCACCGGCAAGCTAAAGTCAACCTCAAAACAGCGCTCAGAG ATTGTGATAAGCTGAGGAAGGATGGCTTCCGGAGTTCCCAATACTACTCCCAGGGCCCCAAGTTCTCAGGCTCCGCCCGCTCCCGCAACAGCCAActggaggatgaggatgaggaagatgTTGATGATCAG TCGATTTCCTCCTCTGCAGAAGAGGACAAAATCTCCAGCACAATGAAGGCACACACTGCACTAAAGTCTGAGGGGGCTGAGGTGGATGGGCAGGAGTCATGCTTCACACCCTTACCCACACCAGAGGAAAAGATGAGACAAGAAGCTCAGGCCATTCTGACTGACATTGTCCCCATCAATGTTACAG GGGAGACGTTTGACCGTCAGGCCATTGTCCGTCGCTCGctgataaacacagacactctgGCCCGTCGGCCCAAGAAAGTCAAACGGAGAAAGACTATATCAGGTTTGCCTGACAACATTCAGCAGGAACTAG CTAAAGGACGAGGAGGGGAGCTCCGACCACAGTCCATGTTTATTCCTGGACAGTTTTCAACACTAGAACGTTCTGCCAGTGTGAGTTCTACACTAAGGCACTCCGTGACTAAGGATTCCGGCTGCCAGACAGAGGAGGTAAAAATTGTTCCACCATCTATGAGGAGGATCCGAGCTCAGAGAGGACAAGGAATTGCTGCTCAGATGGCTGGAATGTCAACATCTGCCAACAATATATCCACAGTTCCAAAAGACTATTCGCCTGGATCTCCTGTGCATGTCATGGCTCCTCGATTTAATGATGATCTGCAGCGCTTTCACAGCTTGCCTCGGGGTGCGCGGGTTACTTTGAATGCAGAGCTCCTGAACAGAAGTACTTCATGTAGGCCAGAAGATAGTGCTGTACCAGCATCTCGGCAGATTGGAAAGCTCCAAGCTGATGAGACTGCAGTTCACATGAGAAATAGCCCTAGGACTGGCACTTCAGCCCGCCCAAAATCCCAGGAGGTGAGGGGATCACATGGGGACTGGGGGACTGCCTGTGTGGTTCCTCCTCATGCAGCCTACTCAAGGTCATTTATCCCCAATGCAGCATTGTCATGTTCAGCTGAGGTGTTTGCTCTTCATTCTACTTCTAGCCCAGTGCAGCAACTGAATGCAAGGCTTCTAGGGCTATCCTCAAGTGTCAATGGAGAAAGCTCCACCAGTGTGGCCACCAGTGCTGAGACAGGAGATACAGACATGCAGGAAGCTGGTCAGTCAGACAGCAGCCTAAATAGTCACAGTACAATTGCTGCAGGAACAGCATCAGATGAACAGTGGATTTATGATACCCCTGAGAATGTATTGCCCAGAAGGCCACTCACCTCCAGCTGCTCCACTCCTATTAATCATCTCTACAACAGCCTGGAACGCTCCTCTAAAGGTACAGACTCTAGTTCACTGTACTCCATGGACAATGATGGTTACTACACCTCCATGCATTTGGATTCAGGTCTGAGGCCAAAAGGACATAGCATTGCAGGCAGAGCAGCACGACATAGTATGTATGAGTGCATAGGCCAGCCAGGAGACCGTAGCAGCATTTATAGTGATCAATCACTGTCCCGATCTATTTCCCTCCGTAAGTCTAAGAAGCCACCCCTTCCTCCGGCACGTACAGACTCACTGAAGCGTTTGCCTAAGAATAACAATGGTGTTAATGCTAGCAATGGGTCAATTCTTAATGAGTCACTGATTGCTACACTTCAGCAGTCATTGCAGAATGGGTTGAAAGGGAAGGGGTCTTTGACCTCACCATCTCAAAGCCCTAGCAGTGACTATGAAGACCCCTGGATGCTGCGGCCTAGGAGCCAAAGTAGCTTAAGTGCAGGCAGTAGTGGTGTGTCAGCGGCAGGAGTAGCTAATGTTTATTCCATCTGTCAtgtcacaccatcacacagtgACACCAGCAGCCTGCGTTCTGACTATGCAGAGTCTTGGGGCTATTACATGGAATACCCTCGTCTGCATAGTGATCAGGCACAGTCACCAGCACATACTAACTCATTGTCTAATGTAGGACAGCCAGGTAGCATGACAGATAGGCAACATATCCACAATGATACTCAGAAAAGTCTTCCTCCTGCTCAGGAGAATATGTCAGCAAAGCCTCAGGCAAACACATCTTCACCAGACAGGGTGCATCGTTTAACCTCCCCTTCAAGTGGATATTCAAGTCAGTCCAACACCCCAACAGCTGGCACTCCTGTTCCCTCTTTCATAAGGTCCATGTCACCCTCTGGCTCAAAGCCCAAGCCACGAGTGCCTGAAAGGAAGTCATCTTTGCTCTCCTCTGTGTCCATATCCTCTTCTTCAACATCTTTATCCTCTAACACTTCAGATACTGTTAGGAACAACATCCCCCCTCTACCTCCACCTCTTTCTAATTCATCAGATTCACCACTTATCCCTGAACCTTTCCCTCCACCTCTTCCCCTCTGCAATCCTGTGTGCGCTTCAAGTCAGACCTTTCCACCTCCACCTGCTCCTCCTTTACCCAGCAGCCCACAGCACGCTGTATCCGTGAGCCCACTCTCCATAAATTCCTCTCCAGAAtttccccctcctcctcctccagagATGTTGAATGACCACAGCATGCTACATAATGGACCATTTAACCCCGGCTTTCATCCACCACTGCCTCCACCACCACCCCTGTCTCCTCCCCCTGTAAATGTACATATTCCACCACCACCGCCACCATCCTTGCCCACCTTGACTCCAATCATACCTGCCTCGGCAAGCCTAAAGGGAATTAAAGACAGACTCAAATCAGGAAACTCGGATAGAAAGTCAATTTCTGTTCGCTCTGAAGAGATTGCCAAGTCTACCATGCCACTAATAACTCCATTTGCCCTCCAAAGTGTGCAGCTTCGGTCAGTCAAACAACCAGAGAACAGGGAGGACAACAATGAATCCCAAGAGGTGAAAACTGAACAGATTTCTACTAAGCCTGGCACAAAAGAGAAATTTGAAGAGATAGAGCCCCAGACTGTTTTGCCCCTGCATTCTTTCTCTAATCCTGAAATAAATGGGACATTAAAAGAGAATGTAattacaaaagacaaaaaaataccaCTTTATAAGACAAAATCAGGACAAGAAATGCCctatgaaacaaataaatatcctTCAGATGATGTCATTAGCCATACTCAAGCTAAAGCTGAGGTGGATGGTATGCAGATGGAGAGAACaccacaaaacaacacaagcaAGAAAAAACCTCCAGTGTTCTCCAAGAAGCCCAAATTTCCCGTTGTCTCTGCAGCTGTACCTGAGCTTAGAGTAGAGAACAAGCAGACACTGGACAATGTGGAAGATTCTTCTTTTCAAGTGGTTTCAAATACTCAAAAAGAAATGGCTATTTGTGCACCTAACACAGAGGTTCAGGAATCCCTGTCAGTGGAGGAGGTAGAGGAGAATGATTACAAAAGTTCTGCTGAGAGTTCCTCATGTGAAAGTAGCATATGTCCAACTGCTGGTCAGGTTGAGGAACCCCCTCAGACTCCCACCATTCAGGAATCATGTGCAGTGGATGGTGCAGTGGGCACTTCagaaggagaagaggaagaaaatggagattatgatgatgatgaagaagaagatgaattaAGTAGCACTGCAGGATCAGTCTGCTCCAAAGATGATG GTGAAGTGTTCGAATCCAATGCATCAAACTCCCCACAGACTCCTAGCATTAACGGCAAAGACATGGTGACTCCCACACGGCCCCGCACCACAGAGGACCTTTTTGCAGCCATTCACAG GTCTAAGAGGAAGGTCCTGGGTCGTAAGGAGTCAGATGATGACCGCCTGCGAGGTAACTCATCTCCACCGGTCACACCAACAGGACCGAGTCCGTCCTTGAATTCAAATGTGCCTCGTCAGACAGGTTCCATCCAGCGCAACCTGCGCAAATCAGCCACCAGCAGTGACACATTTAAGGCACTGCTGCTGAAGAAGGGCAGCCGCTCAGAAGGCAGCTTTCGCATGTCTGCTGCCGAGATGCTACGCACAACTGACCCACGATTCCAGAGGACAAAATCACTCGACTCCTCTCTGGATCCCACTTCACCAACAGCAGGCCTTGACAGCCCCTGCTCTTCCCCTGGTCGCTGCAAGAGGGTGCCAGAGGACTGGCCCCGGAATGAGGCTATACTGCCACGTTACTCTCTGAGTTCCCCCTTGTCCCCGTCCTCAATGCTAGGGCCAAAGTACAGCCGATCCCGCACACCACCCTCTGCTGCAAGCAGCAAGTACAATTCCCGGAGTCGAATCCTTAGCAGCCCCATGACCGTCATCTGTGAGAGGGAAGGAGAATTAACTGAGAGTGGAGAGTCACTAGATGAATCCTTTTCGGTTTCCCCTTTAGTTTCCTCTAGCCAAATCCCTCAAGACTCAAATGGCACTTTATGTGAGAGGGAGAGTTGA